Proteins encoded in a region of the Uloborus diversus isolate 005 chromosome 1, Udiv.v.3.1, whole genome shotgun sequence genome:
- the LOC129221120 gene encoding cyclin-dependent kinase 2-interacting protein-like — protein MASKKLTGNKRIVSDSCIEVYNLVQKWRSYITNLHATILEICQIKHKEISDNELKKQGLLEFSESSSIFCELEKLSTTLHSKLENLAFVLKKMEKNLQHINAVVELSLLEQSKDDSIPSNTDPVLFKTWALSGFCDVIESIYLMHRKEYEAKSSIAKEICILRKKSALRHSLKLVGNMSQI, from the exons ATGGCTTCGAAAAAGTTAACGGGAAACAAACGTATTGTTTCCGACTCTTGTATAGAGGTGTACAATCTTGTACAGAAATGGAGAAGTTACATCACGAATCTTCATGCAACGATTCTGGAAATTTGTCAGATCAAACATAAAGAAAT ATCtgacaatgaattaaaaaaacaaggGCTTTTAGAGTTTTCTGAATCAAGTTCTATCTTTTGTGAGCTGGAAAAACTAAGTACAACACTTCattcaaaactggaaaatttg gcttttgttttgaaaaagatggaaaaaaatttGCAGCATATAAATGCTGTGGTTGAACTTTCACTGCTTGAGCAGTCAAAAGATGACAGTATTCCCTCCAATACCGATcctgttttatttaaaacttggGCTTTATCTGGGTTCT GTGATGTTATAGAAAGCATATACCTGATGCACAGAAAAGAATATGAAGCAAAAAGTAGCATTGCaaaagaaatttgtattttaagaaaaaagtctgCTCTGAGACATTCTTTGAAGCTTGTTGGAAATATGAGCCAAATATAG